Below is a window of Streptomyces sp. NBC_01429 DNA.
TCCCGCTGGCGCTGCTCTACGCACGCCTGATGAGCGCCAGCATCCGCCGGATGGGCCGCGAGCTGCGCGCGGCGCTCTGCCGCCGGATGCAGCATCTGTCCATCGGATACCACTCCCGGGTCAGCGCCGGCGTCCTCCAGACCAAGGTCGTACGGGACGTCGAGGGCGTGGAGCAGATGACCCAGCAGAGCGCCGACATGGGGCTCGGCGCCATCATGACGCTGATCGGCGGAGTGGGGGTGATCGGGTACCGGGCCCCGGTGGTGCTGCCGGTCTTCCTGGTCGTCGTCCCGCTGGCGGCGCTGCTGGTGCTCCGGCTGCGCTCCCGCATCCGGAGCAACAACGAGCGGTTCAGGGTGGAGGTCGAGCGGATGTCCTCGCACGTCGGCGAGATGACCACCCTGATCCCCATCACCCGCGCCCACGGCCTGGAACGGACCGCGCTGCACCGCGTCGACCACACCCTGGAGCGGGTCCACTCCGCCGGATTCCGGCTCGATCTGCTCAACGGCCGCTTCGGATCGCTCTCCTGGATCCTGCTCAACACCATGGCCGTCGGCTGCCTCTCGGGCTCCGCGGTCGTCGCGTACTACGGCCTGCTGGGACTGTCGGCGGGCGATGTCGTCATGATCAGCGCCTTCTTCACGGCGCTGACCGCCTCGCTGACCACCCTGATGAGCCTGACCCCGATCATCTCCAAGGGGCTGGAGTCGGTGCGCTCGATGGGTGAGGTCCTCCAGGCGCCCGACCTGGAGAGCAACGAGGGCAAGACGTCCGTGGAGCGGGTCGGGGGACGGATCGACTTCGAGGCGATGGGGTTCAGCTATCCCGGGGCGACGGAGCCCTCGGTGCACGGCTTCGGCCTGTCCGTACGGCCCGGCGAGACGATAGCCCTGGTCGGGGCGTCGGGCGCGGGCAAGTCCACCATCCTGAATCTGCTGATCGGCTTCATCAGGCCCACGGAGGGCCGCATCCTGCTGGACGGCGCGGACATGGCGGAGCTGGATCTGCGGACGTACCGGCGTTTCCTGTCCGTCGTACCGCAGGAGTCGATCCTCTTCGAGGGGACGGTCAGGGAGAACGTCACCTACGGGCTGGAGGAGGGCGCCGACGAGGAGGCGCTGCGCCGGGCGCTGCTCGCCGCCAACGCGACGGAGTTCGTGGAGCGGCTGCCCGACGGTCTCGACACGGTGGTGGGACAGCGCGGCGCGCGGCTGTCGGGCGGCCAGAAGCAGCGGCTGGCGATCGCCCGGGCGCTGATCAGGGACCCGCGCGTCCTGGTGCTGGACGAGGCGACCTCGGCGCTGGACAACAAGTCGGAGGGGCTGATCCAGGACGCGCTGTCCCATCTGGTGCGGGGCCGCACGGTGTTCGTCGTCGCGCACCGGCTGTCCACCATCCGGAGCGCGGACCGGATCGTCGTGATGGAGCACGGCCGCATCGTCGAGGTGGGCAGCCACCACGAACTGCTGGCCGGGAACGGCCCGTACGCCACCACGCTCCAGCCGCGCCGCTCGGGCTGAGCGCCCCGGCGAGCGGGGCCGGTGCGGCGACGGGCGCGGTTGCGCCGGTCGGGTGAGCGAACCGGCTCCGCCGATCAGGTGGGAGACCGGGCTGATCGAAAACGGATGGCGCGATGGGCGTTACCGAGTGTGAGTCCCGGCGTTGAAGTGCGTGAAGGCCGCACATCGTGCGGCTGTGCTCCACACGTTCAAGGAGAATCTTGATGTCGCGTATCGCGAAGGCAACCGCTGTTCTCGTCGGCACGGGCGCCGTGCTGGCCGGTGGCGCCGGTATGGCCGCTGCCGACGCCGGCGCCGGCGCCGCCGCTGTCGGCTCGCCCGGTGTCCTGTCCGGCAATGTCGTCCAGGTCCCGGTGCACATCCCGGTCAACGTCTGCGGCAACACGATCGACGTGGTCGGTCTGCTCAACCCGGCGTTCGGCAACCAGTGCGCCAACATCTCGGGCGGCCACCACGGCGGCTACGGCTACTGAGCCGCGGCACCGGTGAGCCACGGCCACCGGTCTGATCGCGGAATGACCGTGCGCGGCCCCCGGGCCGCGCGATTCCGGTGAAGGACGGCCCCTCGCGTGCGAACGCGGGGGGCCGTCGCAATGTGCGGACGCGGGGGCCGTCGCGTGTACGGACGCGGGGCCCGGCCCGACGCACGTGGTACGGGACCGGGCGGGGCCGGGTGTCACTCGGCGTAGCGGTAGAGCTTTCCGTGGTCCAGGAGTTCGGACGGCTTGACGTTCCACGGCGGCAGGGGTTCGTCCAGGCTCATGACCCGGCCGCCCTGCGGATCGCCGGAGCGCAGCTTCGTCCTCGGCAGATAGCCCGAGTCCGGGTGCCTGCGCTGCCAGCGGTCCCAGACGAGATCGACGAAGGAGTGGTGCAGCCAGAAGACGGGGTCGTTGGGCGAGGCCGCGCTCAGCATGGCCCCGCCGACCCAGCGGTGGACCCGGTTGTGGTTGCGCTCGCGCGGGACGGTGCGGACGCTCCAGCCCTCCAGGGCGTTGCGGAAGCCCGTGGTGACGGTCGAGTCCCAGGGGTCGGCGTCGTAGACCGTCTCGTTCAGCGCCGAGGCCAGTTCGTCCTTGCCGGGCAGGCTGATCGGTGAGCCCGGACGGCCGAGGTCGCGGGTCAGGAACTTCCCGCTCGTCACC
It encodes the following:
- a CDS encoding tyrosinase family protein, with translation MYTRKNQRDLTGAEKRSFVSAVLELKRTGEYEDFVRLHSQYNIADADSGPRAGHMTPSFFPWHRRFLLEFERALQRVDPGVTVPYWDWTTDNTPAAGLWAEDFLGGTGRSRDQQVTTGPFAYKAGNWTIRNGVTSGKFLTRDLGRPGSPISLPGKDELASALNETVYDADPWDSTVTTGFRNALEGWSVRTVPRERNHNRVHRWVGGAMLSAASPNDPVFWLHHSFVDLVWDRWQRRHPDSGYLPRTKLRSGDPQGGRVMSLDEPLPPWNVKPSELLDHGKLYRYAE
- a CDS encoding chaplin; this translates as MSRIAKATAVLVGTGAVLAGGAGMAAADAGAGAAAVGSPGVLSGNVVQVPVHIPVNVCGNTIDVVGLLNPAFGNQCANISGGHHGGYGY
- a CDS encoding ABC transporter ATP-binding protein, whose protein sequence is MPKPESVPRTSPLDHHYSGEHPLRTLAYLFRPDRRRLSLAVLVFAVKHIPVWLLPLITANIIDVVVERRPIAELWYNTGVLVFVLVLNFPLALLYARLMSASIRRMGRELRAALCRRMQHLSIGYHSRVSAGVLQTKVVRDVEGVEQMTQQSADMGLGAIMTLIGGVGVIGYRAPVVLPVFLVVVPLAALLVLRLRSRIRSNNERFRVEVERMSSHVGEMTTLIPITRAHGLERTALHRVDHTLERVHSAGFRLDLLNGRFGSLSWILLNTMAVGCLSGSAVVAYYGLLGLSAGDVVMISAFFTALTASLTTLMSLTPIISKGLESVRSMGEVLQAPDLESNEGKTSVERVGGRIDFEAMGFSYPGATEPSVHGFGLSVRPGETIALVGASGAGKSTILNLLIGFIRPTEGRILLDGADMAELDLRTYRRFLSVVPQESILFEGTVRENVTYGLEEGADEEALRRALLAANATEFVERLPDGLDTVVGQRGARLSGGQKQRLAIARALIRDPRVLVLDEATSALDNKSEGLIQDALSHLVRGRTVFVVAHRLSTIRSADRIVVMEHGRIVEVGSHHELLAGNGPYATTLQPRRSG